The sequence below is a genomic window from Hyperolius riggenbachi isolate aHypRig1 chromosome 7, aHypRig1.pri, whole genome shotgun sequence.
GCTTTTCGTTacagtaccattatgatcaatccaagagaaaaagtagcatgcttaaggatttgtagtatttcaaaagccagcttacataccgtggctgggaattgaacccaggtctcagtgtgtggtaggtatctgacgtaaccactataccaccaacaacactacatggtgaagccagcctagcatataccattatgatcaatccaagagaaaaagtagtgtgcttaaggatttgtagcatgtcaaaatccaactcaccatggctgggaattgaacccaggtctcaatgtgtggtaggtaactgacttaaccagtataccaccaacaacactacatgctgaagccagcctagcatgtaccgttgtgatatacccaagagaaaaattagctctctctctctaggacttgatgccattgaactgaattttcagcttaaaaccatcaacggataccggcagagtttcacaggcattttcggaattccgccagattgaaaaagaaattccgttccgaccaaacgaaacggaatgaccaatttccgcctaaaaattccggaaaatacaattccgcggaaagcggttaccatccctactagagagagagagagagagagagagatgaatctacctggctatctggggttctctgcggacaactgttgaacacaaaaggcaaggccatgcctggctacaaatccttaagcaagctaatttttcttttgaattgatcataatggtacatgctagtctGGCTTcatcatgtagtgttggtggtatagtggttaagtcagttacttaccacacactgagacctgcgttcaattcccagcctagcctgggttcaattcccagccatggtgagttggattttgacatgctacaaatccttaagcacgctactttttctcttggattgatcataatggtacatgctaggctggcttcagcatgtagtgttgttggtggtatagtggttaagtcagatacctaccacacactgagatctgggttcaattcccagtcacggtatgtaagctggcttttgaaatactacaaatcctaaagcacgctactttttctcttagattgatcataatggtacatgctaggctggcttcagcatgtagtgttgttggtggtataagtGAAGCAGAGCAGCAGATGACAAATCAGCTGTTCTTCAATCATGCTGTTTACTTTTCCTGCATGTGAAAAGCCTGTCTGGTCAGCATGCCTAATACACAAGTACCTATAACATATCTGCAAATTAGTGATATCACTTCTTAAGAGCATAGATTATAGCTGTGGTGTCACCCCTGTAAAATATAAGGTGTGGTTTGgctacttaaaacagaaggaatttacaataatccagcttaaagtggatccgagatgaacttttactcattgcatatttgtgttcctttcctattgtttatagggcatttctcaagccaaatacttttttgttttaatactctaattccctataaactaaacaagccccgcccacagtttttcagagagccttggcagtagcaaaggctcatgggagctcagtctgggcaggaggaggggggggggggtattactagccagagatttcagaggtagaggggaggaggaggggggattaggtttttttttacagtctgagtgctgatggtgcagataaccctgcctctgtgtaatgtttacaaacaacatggctgctgtcattgtatcacagagaaATAATCatgttctattaaagctgtttgcagctagatttgctgtttaaactatctacggtaaactttagataagatatatagacaagttagttgttatagttagtttttcatctcggatctgctttacagTGAACATCTGTGTGGTGGCCCTATATACACCGCTGTAAAATATAATTAATAtttggagagcagtgatgtcactcctgtaggaTATAACTACCGGTAATatctggagagcagtgatgtcactcctgtaggaTATAACTACCGGCAATATCTGAAGGGCTGTGATGTCATACCCATAGAAAATAGATATTCGTGGATTGTAGTCATGTGACTCAATCATGTGCTGTACTTCTTTATCTTCCAGCTCAGCTTCGCAGCTCCTCATATTCTGGGGAATATGGCGGAGGGGGCGGAAAGCGCTTTTCCCATTCTGGAAACCAGTTGGATGGACAAATCACAGCTCTGAGAATTCGTGCCAATCGCAACTACATCACTGGGtgagacatgactgtgtactctttaaagtgctgcagaagatgtcagtgtatataaatacataacaataaacaatatggtaggacattagactatgactatgatagaacattagattgtgagctcctctgaggacagtcagtgacatgactatgtactctgtaaagtgttgcagaagaggtcagtgctatataaatacataataatgataatatggcaggacattagactatgactatggcttgAGCTgacttgagctcctctgaggacagtcagtgacatgactatttactctgtacagtgctgcagaagatgccagtgctatatgaatctatatacagtatataaaagtgtgtgtgcgtgcgtgcgtgcgccgcgatcactcaaaccgcttgaccgatttgaacgaaacttggtatacagatcccttactacctgggatgatatgctctgggggtctcgcgtcccccctgaacacctgggcggagctacaaacagccaatcagattccactcattcaagtgaatggaaaaaatggaaaaagctgccattctcacagtaattgagccagagtccccacacttggcaccgttggtcacttggtgactgaggttacaaatccaggaaaagtgggcggtgcataaaacagccaatgaaatttcagacattcattttaaatggaaaaatgtaaactgcagccattcttagactgttaatcgcagggttttcaaacttggcacacttggtcactgggtgaatgagattaatattcaggaaggtgggtggagcctataacagccaatcaaaagtcacctattgattttcaattaaaactgctgccattcttacactgttaatggcagaggcttcaaacttgctacagtcagtcattgggtgaccggggtccaaattcagtaaaggggcggggccacaaacagccaatcagactttcttggtggataaacagcttccattcacacatttttgatgccaggaacctgaaagctcacaaacttggtcattgagtgtctgtgtgtcaaggttacaaaaagtggacggagccaaaaataaagtacactaggaaaatgtaaactgcagccattcttgcactgttactggcagggttctcaaactttgcacagttggtcactgggtgaatgggattaatattcagtaaaatgggtggagcctacaacaaattcacatgttgattttcaagggaaatataaaattgctgctattcttacactgttaatagcagatgcctcaaacctggtacagttggtcactgggtgactggtgttcaaattcagaaaggaggcggagccacaaacagcaaatcagatttgattcatttcaatgggaaccccaaagctcataaacttggtaattaagtgactgtatatcaaggttagaaaaagtgggcggcaccaacaactacattttttacatgggaaaatataaactgcaaccatttttacactgttaatggcagggttcccaaacttgacacagttggccactgggtgactgggattaatatttagaaagtgggtggagcctataacagccaatcaaaaattcacctattgattttcaatggtaatatttacattgctgacattcttacactgttaatggcagaggcctcaaacctgatacagtcagtcattgggtgactggggtccaaattcactaaaggggatggagccacaaacagccaatctgatttgttggattgatttcagccattctgttattggcaggtttctcaaaattgacacagttggtcactgggtgactgggattaatattcaggaaagtgggtggagcctacaacagccaatcaaaattcatctatttattttcaaggggaatatttacattgctgccattcttacactcctaatggcagatgcctcaaatctggtacagtcagtcactgggagacttgggtttaaattctgaaaagggggcgggctacaaacagcaaatcagatttttataatttcaatggtaaaatgcaacttattgatgccaaggaccccaaagttcataaacttgactattgagtgactgtatgtcaaggttagaaacatccAAAAACAACTACCGTAACTTTTTAcacaggaaaatataaactgcaaccattcttacactgttaatggcagggttctcaaacttgacacagttggtgactgggattaacctCCTggctggttatcccgagctcagctctgggtaacctgtgcaggaggattcctcaggccccgctgggtcgatttgcataattttttttccctacacgcagctagcactttgctagctgcatgtagtatgcgatcgccgctgctacccgccaattcgccgctacctgccgcgccgagccgcaccccccccccagacccctgcgcagcctggccaatcagtgccaggcagcgcgctaaggggtggatcggtattccctatgacgtcccgatgtccatgatgtcggtgacgtcatcccgccccatcgccatagcgcccggggaagccctgcaggaaatcccgttctgaacgggatttcctgcttactctgatcgccgaaggcgatcagagtgggtggggggatgctgccgctcagtggctatcatgccctgggctcgctacataatttgaagaaaaaaaaaagtgctgcgctgcctccttgccggcgggaattagaccggcaaggaggttaatatttaggaaagtgggtggagcctacaagagctaagcaaaattcacctattgattttcaagtggaattttgaaactgctgccattcttacactgttaatggcagaggcctcaaacttgctacagtaggTCACtaagtgactggggctcaaattcactaaaggggtggagccacaaacagccaatcagatttctttgctggataaattgcttccattcacacaattttgatgccaggaacccaaaagctcacaaacttggtcattgagtgactatgtgtcaaggttacaaaaactgggaaaCAAATTTCcccgggaaaatataaactgcagcaccTTCTTCACTCTTCTTTGCAAACTTTGtatagttggttactgggtgacttggattaaccacttccgggtttcgggtggtttggatgatctgtgctgcgggggctcttcagcccgcagcacagatcagatagcaggcagggcgatcagactcaggtctgatcgccgccgcactgctgtgcctagcggggggggggggctcctcaaagcccccctccgcagtgctattcctccctctgcctccttccctccctcccctcttcattatgggctgcgcaggacggaaatccgtcctgcgccgcttcagataggcttcagcctatcagatgccggcgatccctggccaatcagaggccggggatcgccgatctcctttatgacgctgctgcgcagcagcgccgtatgtatgtaaacagcggagaagaagttccccgcgtgtttacatttaccctgcgagccacgatcagaggctcgcagggtgttcatggagacaccctccgtgaactgacatggaactatggaaaccgcttcaggattcagcggcgtacttatgcgtacgcagaatcctgaagtggttaatattcagaaaagtggaggGAGCCTTAAAAAAGGCAATCAATATtaccctgttgattttcaagaggaatattaaaattgctgccattcttgcactgttaatggcacaagcctcaagcctTATACAGTTGGgcatgggtcactggggttcaaattaagaaaagagggtggagccacaaacagccaatcagatttgtttttaatgatgccaaggacccaaaagctcacaaacttggtcattgagtgactgtgtgtccaggtttcaaaaagtggggagagccaaaaacaaatgtcactgggaaaatataacctgcagccattcttacactgtaaatggcagggttctcaaactaggtgactgagattaatattcagggaagtgggtggagcctattatagccaatcaaaattcacctgttgattttcaaggggaatatttaaattgctgccattattacactgttaatagcagatgcttcaaacctgctatagttggtcaatGGGTGCCTGGGgtccaaatgctggagaggggtggagtcacaaaccgttaatctgatttatttaatttctatgggaatatacaaattattgatgccaaagatcacaaacttggtcattgagtgtttgtgtgttagggttagaaaaagtgggtggagccgacaccagccaaatacatacctgggcaacgccgggtcatcagctagtacataataataatatggtaggatattaaactatgactatggcaggggttggattgggagcccctctgaggacagtcagtgacatgactatgtactctgtaaagtgttgctgaagatgtcagtgatatagaaataaatagtaataatatggtaagacattagactatgactatagtagggattagatcgtgagctcctctagggatagtcagtgacatgactatgtactctgtaaagtgctgatgaAGAagccagtgctatatgaatacataataataatatggtaggacattagactatgactatggtaggattagattatgagctcctttgaggacagtcagtaacatgactatgtactctgtaaagtgctgcagaagatgtcagtgctatatgaatacataataataataataataatatggtaggacattagactatgactatggtagcattagattgtgagctcctctgaggacagtcagtgacatgactgtaaagtgctgctgaagatgtcagtgatacatAAATGCTTAGATATTAATATTAGGACTTTGGAGGAGCTCCATTGATGTCTGAGTACTAAATCTTAGTACTTCTGCATAACTCATGTTGCTTTATACAGCTTATGAGACGCAAACAAAATGTCTTACGCAAAATGGCAGATTGCATTTTTCTCTAATTTACAGCTTGAACATTTACTGTACATGAAATTTGCACCTAGAGGACTCGTGAAGTGATAGCAAATTATGTTATGGAAAATCAGCAAGGTTTGAGAGGGAGAAAATGTACCAAGTCCTCCACTTCTTTCAACTGAAACATTGGTTCACTGATCATGATGAGTATAGGATTGGGGTTATTTTAGGCAGATGTAGTGGTTAGGGTGGTGGCACAAGGCACTGCTCTTGGACCCTGGCAGTATGCCTTTGCCACTCAAGGTTATTTGGGTGGCACAAGGCAGTGCTCATGGACCACAGCAGTATACGTTTACCACCCAAGTTTCTTTAATCCATTGTGAGACATTACTTTTATGTTTTGACCAAGTGTTGTTGTCTTTACAGAATCCAGGTACGATACGGGAGTACCTGGTCACAATATTACGGTGGGTCGCTGGGAGATCTGGAGGAAATATTCCTGCACTCTGGAGAACACATTATTCAGGCAATGGGGAAATATTCTTCTTACCTCCGCAAGGTGATTTTCATCACCAACAAAGGACGCCAGTTCCACATCGGCAAGGACTACGGGACCAGCTTCAATGCAGCGCCCCTGCACCCGAACACAGTGCTGCGGTACATCAGCGGAAGCTCCGGCTCCGTCATCGACGCTATTGGCTTCCACTGGGACTACCCATCCAGTAACTGTCAACACTGCGCCTAGTAATGACCCGCCCCTTTCCCATACTGCAGAGTCCCTCCCCCAACTTCATACTACCTTCATTCTGTCACTTATATCACACAATAAAAATCATCCACTGATTTCTTCCTCTTCTCATTCTAAGTGTGTTGTCTTTTCTACAGTAAAATCTGCTGCTATGGTTGTCTGATATCTCTCCCTACAAAAACCACCACCAAGCTGACAATCTCTACCCTAAAGCTACGCACACGCGCTGGTCTGAACTCGTCCGTGGCAGATGATAACGAATGCCGTGACCCAGAATCAGTAGTCAGACCAGCGCATGTACAGCGACtgcatgaagtctgttaaacatcccgcatgctggatctttaacgATACCCGATGCCTGAGAATTGCACAATGGCATTGTTCTTCATGTTCCCTGGCCTGCAGAAATGTTCTCGATCTCACACTGCTCATCATCCTTGCAGAGCAACAGACGCATTGCTAGCCAGGAGGCTGATGACACTTCTGTACATCCTCTTGTCCTCTTGTCATGTACATCCTCTTGTCATGCTCAGCAGCCACTGCTGGTTTGCCAGTAGGGGCGGGCAGGGGAGCACATGCAGAGTGCACAGCTGGAGCTGTTACATTAACTAACCTCCGATCCAtacacctacttcctgtttctggGCCTCCTGTATCatcgtaacagcgccccctatgatgacatCACAGGGGTCACTGTTACCATGATATGAGATACCCAGGAACAGGAAGTGGCACATGGATCAGAGAGGTGAGGTAATGCCAGagccggattatccaccaggtaacacaggcagttgctttgatctagtgaaaggtcaggggccccggcagccccaataaagatttattgccccTGTTGATGTAACTCTTTATGGTCCATTAAAAACAAAGTCTTCAGGAATGCTCTCTGTAATATGGATAAGAGACACATACAGACAGTGTTTCCTCATGCAAAAGCTGCAGCTGTGCACAGCACACTCTGCAtgtgttcccccctccccccccccccccgctcgctaTCTGGATACAGtgggactctctggctacctaaaggagGGGCCTCTCTGGCTACTAAAGGGGGAGGGCCTTTCTAGCTACTTAAGGGGGGagggcctctctggctacctaaagggagggcctctctggctacttaaaggggggggggatttctagctacctaaatgggggCTCTTTAGCCACCTAAacaggggggctctctggctacctaaactgaggtgggggtggggaaAGTCATACATGACAAGAGGATCTGTAGAAAATTAATGTGCTGCCAGGATTGGCAGGTGGCCGGTGGTAGGGTTAATAACTCGCCCGCTCACCTCTAAATCATTaggctatacagttccctggtgtttagtggtcctcctttcctcccctatacagttcccgggTGTCTAATGGCCTTCTCtctccctatacagtttcctggtgtctaacgaccccctccctccctatacagtttcctggtgttaagtggtcctccctctctcctatacaggtccctggtgATTAATGGGCCTTCCcttctatacatttccctggtgtctagtggcaccccttcctccctgtacagttccctggtgtttagtgatgCTTCCTCCCTCCAATACAGTGCCCTGGTGATTAATGGCCGTCCCtccctcctatacagttccctggtggttAGTGGTCATCCCTccatcctatacagttccctgatgtctagtgactccccttccttatacagttccttggtgtctagtgtttCCCCCTCCTTCCTACATATGGCTTCATGCCAATATAACTTTCCTCGTGGTTTAAAGTGGGtgaaatataatgcaaagtggggaaatcacTTGGGGGACAAATgactctgtgggccagatttggcctataggccggagtttgacatgtgtgccttaaagaggatctgtaacgtcaaaagatcccctggggggtactcacctcaggtgggggaagcctccggatcgtaatgaggcttcccacgccgtcctccgtccctcaggggtctcactgcagctctccgagaaagatgacgtcaatatttaccttcctggctcctgcgcaggcgctctgacggctgtcggctccgaagtaggcggaaatacccgatcgccgtcgggtctgctctactgcgcaggcgcaagtttccggcgcctgcgcagtagagcggacccgactgagatcgggtatttccgtgtagttcggagccgagagcagccacagcgcccccgcccccgctggagccagcaaaggtaaatattgaactgacagtcgggcctgtcgccggctgttcggagggctgcagcgagacccccgtgggacagaggacggcgtgggaagcctcattaggatccggaggcttcccccatcagaggtgagtaccccccaggggatctttttgatgttacagagtctctttaagtacactgacccacatgggggacacaagaacAGCCACTGGCTGCTCCTGGGTCCCCCTCCCCATGTGGTCAAGGTAATGATTGGCTGCTCCCATGTCACCTTCTGGGGCACCTGATGAGTCACgaagtgacgaaatcgatagggcggagtctGATGCGGAAGCGGATCCAGCTATGGAAGGGTGTGCAGTGGCGAGGACGGGCGAGACGGCGTTCCAGCATCCACCGTGTGCGCAGCGGAGGAGCGATAGGGTACAACAGTGAAGCCTGTCAGCCCGGCCACCAATGCGGGGGAGAGCCTGTGTCCAAATTACTCTGTGCGCATTTTATCTTTGGGAATATGTtagtgcaattgctttttataattaaaccgttttagcagtattacgctatgtggagtatTTCTTATTGAGGTTATTACTGCTGTATAAGAAGATATATCTGGACTAAGGAGTGGGAAAGTTAACCTGATCGAGAGGTGGGGgatgacccgggaacggtcccaaagtGCATATAGACCATTGATTGGTCTAAcacagcggtgagtggcacacaaagggtgttggtggaggtccACTCATATCTAATCTTGCcagaataagcagcagaatatgatCTTATGCTAGATGAAGATATCTCCAAAGTTTTAAACAATTTGGACATTTTAGATTTTTTAGGGGTACAGTACATGGACTTTTGACCTATTGTTGGAATATATGTGGATGCAATTTAGTTACtatgagcgctacctcttgactTGTGTATTTGAACTGAGAGCAGAAAGAGAAAAAACCCAATAACTACACTAGACACAGACACTAGATGGCGCACTAGTGTAAGGAATTAAATAATGGTCTGTACAAGGAAAAATACATCTATAGAAATACAGAAATGCTATGCGCTCAATTATGTTCCAAAGCTACAGTTAAAAAGTGTTCTAGAAGTGACGTTATTTGAGGTGAAAATAGgtgcaggtgaaactcaaaacatTTGAATAtcttgcaaaagtccatttatttcagtaattcaacttaaaaggtgaaactaatttaTGAAATATACCGtagtcattacatgcaaagcgagatatttcaagactttatttgttataattatgATGATTAAGGCTAAAAgcctatgagaaccccaaaatcaaactcTCATAGTACATTAGTCTGTCAGTTCCTTCACTGGCTTCCAGTTACACAAAGGAAactatttaaagaggatctgtaacgtcaaaagatcccctggggggcactcacctcggtgggggaagcctccggatcctaatgaggcttcccacgccgtcctccgtccctcaggggtctcgctgcagccctccaagaaagatgacgtcaatatttaccttcccggctcctgcgcaggcgctctg
It includes:
- the LOC137524190 gene encoding zymogen granule membrane protein 16-like — translated: MLLWILLSVCGLTAAQLRSSSYSGEYGGGGGKRFSHSGNQLDGQITALRIRANRNYITGIQVRYGSTWSQYYGGSLGDLEEIFLHSGEHIIQAMGKYSSYLRKVIFITNKGRQFHIGKDYGTSFNAAPLHPNTVLRYISGSSGSVIDAIGFHWDYPSSNCQHCA